The Pseudomonas sp. FP2309 genome has a window encoding:
- the pgsA gene encoding CDP-diacylglycerol--glycerol-3-phosphate 3-phosphatidyltransferase, translated as MNIPNLITVLRVLLIPIFILLFYLPYEWSYLASSSVFAFAAATDWLDGYLARRLEQSTPFGAFLDPVADKLMVAVALVLLVQEHGNLWLTLPAAVIIGREIVVSALREWMAEIGARAHVAVSNMGKWKTAAQMLALVILLANPSDFTFWVLLGYALLLIAAGLTLWSMLQYLRAAWPHLRTTVEKK; from the coding sequence ATGAATATCCCTAATCTGATCACCGTTCTACGCGTCCTGCTCATCCCGATTTTTATTTTGTTGTTCTATTTGCCGTACGAATGGAGCTACCTGGCCTCCAGCTCCGTGTTTGCCTTCGCGGCCGCCACCGACTGGCTCGACGGCTACCTGGCACGCCGCCTGGAGCAGAGCACGCCGTTCGGCGCGTTTCTGGACCCGGTCGCCGACAAACTCATGGTGGCCGTCGCCCTGGTGCTGCTGGTGCAGGAGCACGGTAACCTGTGGCTGACCCTGCCGGCCGCGGTGATCATCGGCCGCGAAATCGTCGTCTCGGCCCTGCGTGAATGGATGGCCGAAATCGGCGCCCGTGCCCACGTCGCCGTGTCCAACATGGGCAAATGGAAAACCGCCGCGCAAATGCTCGCGCTGGTGATCCTGCTGGCCAACCCGTCGGACTTCACTTTCTGGGTCCTGCTCGGCTACGCTTTGCTGCTAATCGCCGCCGGCCTGACACTGTGGTCGATGCTCCAGTACCTGCGCGCCGCCTGGCCGCATCTGCGCACCACCGTTGAAAAGAAATAA
- the uvrC gene encoding excinuclease ABC subunit UvrC, translated as MTTSFDPSAFLSTCSGRPGVYRMFDSEARLLYVGKAKNLKNRLASYFRKTGLAPKTAALVARIAQVETTITANETEALLLEQTLIKEWRPPYNILLRDDKSYPYVYLSDGDFPRLSIHRGAKKAKGKYFGPYPSAGAIRESLSLLQKTFFVRQCEDSFYKNRTRPCLQYQIKRCKAPCVGLVEPAEYAEDVRHSVMFLEGRSNALTDELSTAMEQAASTLDFERAAELRDQISLLRRVQDQQSMEGGTGDVDVIAAFVNPGGACVHLISVRGGRVLGSKNFFPQTGIDEEVAEVMAAFLGQYYVSSPERDLPSELIVNVVHEDFPTLIEAIHELRGRELGISHRVRGTRARWQQLAVTNAEQALSARLANRQHVAARFDALAEVLNLDEPPQRLECYDISHSSGEATVASCVVFGPEGPIKSDYRRYNIEGVTAGDDYAAMHQALTRRFSKLKDGEGKLPDILLVDGGKGQLSMARDVLNELAVPDLILLGVAKGATRKAGFETLYLNDAAHEFTLKGDSPALHLIQQIRDEAHRFAITGHRARRGKTRRTSTLEGVAGVGPTRRRDLLKHFGGLQELSRASIDEIAKAPGISKKLAELIYANLHSE; from the coding sequence CCGCCTGGCGAGCTATTTTCGCAAGACCGGTCTCGCGCCGAAAACCGCCGCCTTGGTGGCACGTATCGCCCAAGTCGAAACCACCATCACCGCCAATGAAACCGAGGCGCTGCTGCTTGAGCAGACGCTGATCAAGGAATGGCGACCGCCCTATAACATCCTGCTGCGTGACGATAAATCCTACCCATATGTGTATTTATCCGACGGCGACTTCCCACGCCTGAGCATTCACCGTGGCGCCAAGAAGGCGAAGGGCAAGTATTTCGGGCCGTATCCCAGCGCCGGTGCGATCCGCGAGAGCCTGAGCCTGCTGCAAAAAACCTTTTTTGTGCGTCAGTGCGAAGACAGCTTTTACAAAAACCGTACGCGGCCCTGCCTGCAATACCAGATCAAACGCTGCAAGGCGCCGTGCGTCGGCTTGGTGGAGCCTGCGGAATACGCCGAGGATGTGCGCCATTCGGTGATGTTCCTCGAAGGACGCAGCAATGCGCTCACCGATGAACTCTCCACGGCGATGGAACAGGCAGCCAGTACCCTGGATTTCGAACGCGCCGCTGAACTGCGTGACCAGATCTCTCTGTTGCGCCGCGTCCAGGACCAGCAAAGCATGGAAGGCGGCACCGGCGACGTCGACGTGATCGCTGCGTTCGTCAACCCGGGGGGCGCCTGTGTGCACTTGATCAGCGTGCGCGGCGGCCGAGTGCTGGGAAGCAAGAACTTCTTCCCGCAGACCGGCATCGACGAGGAAGTGGCCGAAGTGATGGCCGCGTTCCTTGGCCAGTACTACGTCAGCAGTCCCGAGCGCGACCTGCCGTCGGAGCTGATCGTGAACGTGGTGCACGAAGACTTCCCCACCTTGATCGAGGCGATCCACGAGCTGCGCGGCCGCGAACTGGGCATCAGCCACCGTGTGCGCGGCACCCGCGCCCGCTGGCAGCAACTGGCGGTGACTAATGCCGAGCAAGCCCTGAGTGCGCGCCTGGCCAATCGACAGCACGTGGCCGCACGCTTTGACGCCTTGGCCGAGGTCCTCAACCTGGACGAGCCGCCCCAGCGCCTGGAGTGCTACGACATCAGTCACTCCAGCGGCGAAGCTACCGTGGCGTCCTGCGTGGTGTTCGGGCCGGAAGGACCGATCAAATCCGATTACCGACGCTATAACATCGAAGGCGTCACCGCTGGCGATGACTACGCGGCCATGCACCAGGCCCTGACGCGGCGCTTCAGCAAGCTCAAGGACGGGGAGGGCAAGCTGCCCGATATCCTGCTGGTGGACGGCGGCAAGGGCCAGCTGTCCATGGCCCGTGACGTGCTCAACGAACTGGCCGTGCCCGACCTGATTCTCCTGGGTGTGGCCAAGGGCGCGACGCGCAAGGCTGGTTTCGAGACGTTGTACTTGAATGATGCCGCCCATGAGTTCACTTTGAAAGGCGACTCGCCGGCGCTGCATTTGATTCAACAGATTCGCGACGAAGCCCACCGTTTTGCCATTACCGGCCACCGCGCCCGCCGTGGCAAAACCCGGCGAACCTCAACCCTGGAAGGGGTTGCAGGCGTGGGGCCGACGCGACGTCGTGACTTGCTTAAACATTTTGGTGGCTTGCAGGAGCTGTCCCGTGCCAGCATTGACGAGATAGCCAAAGCACCCGGTATCAGTAAAAAGCTCGCTGAGCTGATTTATGCGAATCTGCATAGCGAATAG